A single window of Sporosarcina sp. Marseille-Q4943 DNA harbors:
- a CDS encoding S-layer homology domain-containing protein has protein sequence MKVFGKKVAMTAAAVTLLVAVPTGASAKTQTVDSYPVSSGVTYTHYTNSGTNHINHVSVDLNDPYTKLDIGVPSPIAKTEATTTLANRDSRDGNRVVGAVNASFFEMRTGLPMYLISQGNEIINGGVISNSREYYVSRPIAFGVMSDGRAEIDEFNFDIRINHHGNSYKMTGLNRERQGGETIIFTPQHLSSTTGSNEYGVEVVVDTGTPITSTYYGQQLTGKVVKVRDYGSTEKITIPKTGFVISAHGAKALERIGAIKAGDTVSLNLSIDQKWMDSSFMLASGPMLLKDGQPYITMDTSNWRAKAMTARTAIAISRDKKKVDLVTVDRRSGYSNGMTLTQFANYLASQGYDRAINFDGGGSTTMGIRKHGSNTVVLANRTSETSQRRVSAIIEAISTAPLSDPAHISVSRGQVGEMLVGASVPLTINYVLDAYYNPLKFDASQLSITSANGKASVAGTTFTATEAGTDRINVRYGGATQSFPITIVDAPAKLTISPVTSAIAPGSTMTFTATATDAQGKPVIYSPEQLTWSVSGDIGAITETGTFRASKVPGKGSINVKLGTKTASLPIELSDGMPAFTDIPSDYAYYTEIRFLKDLGYIKGDLDGKFNPGQTLSREHAAVILSRVFNLDTSRAGAQKFSDVPSTHRYFNEINAIAEANLVGGKGDGSFDPAGQLTRAQMAAILVKAYELKGESEKKFKDVPSSHWAYKQVHILANHKITTGNEKGNFEPNKPVNRAQFSAFLYRAINR, from the coding sequence TTGAAGGTTTTCGGGAAAAAAGTCGCGATGACTGCGGCTGCTGTGACACTTTTAGTAGCAGTGCCAACAGGAGCATCGGCAAAGACGCAGACAGTGGATAGCTATCCGGTTTCATCCGGAGTGACGTATACGCATTACACGAATTCGGGCACAAACCATATCAATCATGTGAGTGTCGACTTGAATGACCCTTACACGAAGCTCGATATTGGGGTGCCATCCCCGATTGCAAAAACGGAAGCAACCACAACACTTGCAAATCGGGATTCGCGTGACGGGAATCGCGTCGTCGGTGCAGTGAACGCTTCGTTTTTTGAAATGAGAACCGGGCTGCCGATGTATTTGATTTCACAAGGCAATGAAATTATCAACGGCGGTGTCATCTCAAATTCTCGTGAATATTATGTGAGCAGGCCGATTGCATTTGGTGTAATGAGCGACGGCCGCGCGGAAATTGACGAGTTCAATTTCGATATCCGCATTAACCATCATGGTAACAGCTACAAGATGACCGGTTTGAATCGTGAAAGGCAGGGGGGAGAGACGATCATCTTCACGCCGCAACACCTTTCATCAACGACTGGGTCAAATGAATACGGCGTCGAAGTTGTCGTCGATACCGGAACACCGATCACGTCTACATATTACGGCCAGCAATTGACTGGAAAAGTTGTAAAAGTGAGAGATTATGGTTCAACGGAAAAGATAACAATCCCGAAAACGGGCTTTGTCATTTCAGCACACGGTGCGAAAGCGTTGGAAAGGATTGGGGCTATTAAAGCTGGGGACACTGTATCCCTCAATCTATCAATAGACCAGAAGTGGATGGATTCCTCGTTCATGTTGGCGAGCGGACCAATGCTATTGAAGGACGGCCAGCCGTACATCACGATGGATACGTCGAACTGGCGCGCGAAAGCGATGACTGCACGTACAGCAATCGCCATCAGCAGGGACAAGAAGAAAGTCGACCTCGTGACGGTGGATAGAAGAAGCGGATACAGCAACGGCATGACGTTGACACAGTTCGCGAATTACTTGGCATCCCAAGGGTACGACCGTGCCATCAACTTTGACGGCGGCGGTTCGACGACGATGGGCATCCGGAAACATGGCAGCAACACAGTTGTCTTGGCGAACCGGACATCGGAGACAAGTCAGCGTAGAGTATCTGCGATTATTGAAGCGATCAGCACAGCGCCGCTCAGCGATCCTGCACATATTAGCGTTTCGCGTGGACAAGTCGGCGAAATGCTAGTCGGAGCAAGCGTACCATTGACGATCAACTATGTGTTGGATGCGTATTACAATCCGCTGAAATTCGATGCTTCCCAATTGTCGATTACGTCGGCTAATGGCAAAGCTTCCGTTGCGGGTACGACATTTACGGCGACAGAAGCCGGCACCGACCGGATTAATGTGCGATACGGCGGAGCGACGCAATCATTCCCGATTACGATTGTCGATGCGCCTGCCAAATTGACTATTTCACCAGTCACATCGGCGATCGCTCCTGGTTCAACAATGACATTCACAGCAACAGCTACCGATGCTCAAGGAAAACCGGTTATTTATTCACCGGAACAATTGACGTGGAGCGTTAGCGGCGATATCGGTGCTATTACGGAAACAGGAACGTTCAGAGCATCCAAAGTGCCTGGCAAAGGGTCCATCAACGTGAAGCTCGGAACGAAAACGGCTTCACTTCCGATCGAACTGTCGGATGGCATGCCTGCGTTCACTGACATTCCGTCCGATTATGCATACTACACGGAAATCCGCTTCTTGAAGGATCTCGGTTACATTAAAGGGGATCTGGACGGCAAGTTCAATCCTGGCCAGACGTTATCAAGGGAACACGCAGCTGTCATCCTAAGCCGCGTATTCAACTTGGATACATCACGCGCTGGAGCCCAAAAGTTCAGCGACGTACCATCGACTCACCGTTACTTCAACGAAATCAATGCCATCGCAGAAGCGAACCTCGTCGGAGGGAAAGGTGACGGCAGTTTCGACCCTGCCGGCCAACTGACACGCGCGCAAATGGCTGCGATTCTCGTAAAAGCGTACGAGTTGAAAGGGGAGTCCGAAAAGAAATTCAAGGACGTACCTTCAAGTCACTGGGCGTACAAACAAGTCCATATCCTAGCGAACCATAAAATTACGACTGGGAATGAAAAAGGGAACTTCGAACCGAATAAGCCGGTAAACCGCGCTCAATTCAGCGCATTCCTATACCGCGCCATTAATCGATAA
- a CDS encoding polysaccharide pyruvyl transferase family protein: MRIGIVGNYGNDNNGDEAILLSLVKQVTSTFNISTSQLTIFSNNPKQTAERYGVESYPLYYKKGNAVKTFIETFRQNKRVVKQLDLLVIGGGGILMDLYRREAPLYGSYAMMAKQSNTPYVIYGCGAGPLHTSLGKWFIRYMCKHAESVSVRDPESAELLRSIGVNEKVDVIGDPAFSLREEGAAAKSEKPTKIGVTAVPYYNADYWPEGNPDKYRKYVEGMAKNLDKLAAGRDVEITFFATKFPQDANVTKDIQELMMESAKTTIIDENLLPSKIMEVTERQDIVIGTRLHSLILATCTETPIMAISYHHKVKDFMSLAGLERFSFPIDELHENDEYFLGAFNEMNADWQGTLQQTEQLSKKLYDEAMNGTVQFTDALNK; encoded by the coding sequence ATGAGAATAGGAATTGTAGGGAATTACGGTAACGATAATAACGGGGACGAAGCGATTCTGCTCAGCCTCGTGAAACAAGTGACGTCCACTTTCAACATCAGTACGTCTCAGCTCACCATTTTTAGCAATAATCCGAAGCAGACAGCCGAGCGCTACGGAGTGGAAAGCTATCCGCTTTATTATAAAAAAGGGAACGCCGTCAAGACATTCATCGAAACGTTCCGTCAAAATAAAAGAGTCGTGAAACAGCTTGACCTGCTTGTCATCGGTGGCGGAGGTATCCTCATGGACTTGTACCGACGGGAAGCACCTTTGTACGGATCGTATGCGATGATGGCGAAACAATCGAATACGCCGTATGTCATTTATGGTTGCGGGGCGGGGCCATTGCATACATCTTTAGGGAAATGGTTCATCCGCTATATGTGCAAGCACGCTGAAAGTGTTTCGGTCCGGGATCCGGAATCCGCGGAATTGTTGCGTTCGATCGGCGTCAATGAAAAAGTCGACGTCATCGGCGATCCAGCCTTTTCCTTGCGGGAAGAAGGCGCTGCTGCAAAATCTGAAAAACCGACGAAAATCGGCGTGACCGCCGTCCCTTATTACAACGCCGATTATTGGCCGGAAGGGAATCCCGATAAGTATCGGAAATACGTCGAAGGAATGGCGAAAAATCTGGACAAGCTCGCTGCCGGGCGAGACGTCGAAATCACGTTCTTCGCGACGAAATTTCCACAGGACGCCAATGTGACGAAGGACATTCAAGAGTTGATGATGGAAAGTGCGAAGACGACAATCATCGACGAAAATCTGTTGCCTTCCAAAATTATGGAAGTTACGGAGCGGCAAGATATCGTCATCGGAACACGGTTGCACTCATTGATTTTGGCAACGTGCACGGAAACGCCGATCATGGCGATTTCCTACCACCATAAAGTGAAAGACTTTATGAGCTTGGCCGGGTTGGAACGCTTTTCATTCCCGATCGACGAGCTTCACGAAAACGACGAGTATTTCCTCGGTGCGTTTAATGAAATGAATGCTGACTGGCAAGGAACATTGCAGCAAACCGAACAACTCTCGAAGAAGCTGTATGACGAAGCGATGAATGGAACAGTTCAATTTACAGATGCATTGAATAAGTGA
- a CDS encoding LytTR family DNA-binding domain-containing protein gives MEKTDVRDEVLQQLACLLQDWIPTDARLAIALNGHYINCVPDFDDDKWVDGQPILEGSIAAKVMKHMKKTEVMIDSTLSATPSYGVGYPIEINGEQAALVVILPQEDEQKSAQSVPLRLLTGKLDDEWYPVPIEQITHIESYQKKTFFYTEDGQFSISSTLKELDKRLPEIFLRIHRSYIVNTARILRISRDFSSNLVVTLVDGTELPVSQSYVNDVKCVLGF, from the coding sequence ATGGAAAAGACGGATGTACGTGATGAAGTTTTGCAACAACTTGCATGCCTCCTGCAAGATTGGATTCCTACAGACGCCCGACTTGCGATAGCGTTGAACGGCCATTACATCAATTGCGTTCCTGATTTTGACGATGACAAATGGGTGGATGGCCAACCGATTCTTGAAGGGAGCATTGCGGCGAAAGTGATGAAGCATATGAAAAAAACGGAGGTCATGATTGATTCGACTCTGTCGGCGACTCCTTCGTACGGCGTCGGCTATCCGATTGAAATAAACGGCGAACAAGCTGCACTCGTCGTCATCCTTCCACAGGAAGATGAACAAAAGTCGGCCCAAAGCGTTCCTTTGCGGCTGCTCACTGGAAAGCTCGACGACGAATGGTACCCGGTGCCGATCGAACAGATCACACATATCGAAAGCTATCAAAAAAAGACATTCTTCTACACCGAGGACGGGCAATTCAGCATTTCGAGCACATTGAAGGAATTGGATAAGCGGCTGCCTGAGATTTTTTTGCGCATTCACCGTTCCTACATCGTCAATACAGCCAGAATTTTGAGGATCTCGCGCGATTTCTCCTCGAACCTAGTGGTGACATTAGTGGATGGTACAGAACTGCCGGTGAGCCAGTCGTATGTAAATGATGTGAAATGTGTGCTGGGGTTTTGA
- the aceA gene encoding isocitrate lyase, translating to MTNQNGRMEQVEQLERSWQEDERWAGIERGYSAEDVIKLRGSVQIEHTLAKRGAERLWKSLHEEDFINALGALTGNQAVQQVKAGLQAIYLSGWQVAADANMAGQMYPDQSLYPVNSVPNVVKRINQALQRADQIDCAEGRLDGFDWFAPIVADAEAGFGGPLNVFELMKAMIEAGAAGVHFEDQLASEKKCGHLGGKVLLPTQNAVRNLISARLAADVSGVPTIIIARTDADAADLITSDIDERDHEFITGERTPEGFYRTKAGIEQAIARGLAYAPYADLIWCETSTPDLSEAKRFADAIHEKFPGKMLAYNCSPSFNWKANLDDETIAKFQRELGKMGYKFQFVTLAGFHSLNHSMFELAHGYKTDGMAAYSKLQEAEFANESKGYTATRHQREVGTGYFDEVAQVISGGTSSTTAMKGSTEEAQFV from the coding sequence ATGACAAATCAAAATGGACGTATGGAACAGGTTGAGCAGCTGGAGAGAAGCTGGCAGGAGGATGAACGTTGGGCGGGTATCGAGCGTGGTTACAGTGCAGAGGATGTCATCAAGCTACGGGGCTCTGTTCAAATTGAACATACATTGGCGAAAAGAGGGGCGGAGCGGCTCTGGAAATCGCTTCATGAAGAGGATTTCATTAATGCGCTTGGCGCATTGACGGGCAATCAAGCTGTCCAGCAAGTGAAGGCGGGTCTTCAAGCGATCTATCTGAGCGGCTGGCAAGTGGCGGCAGATGCGAATATGGCTGGACAAATGTATCCCGATCAAAGCCTTTACCCGGTGAACAGCGTGCCGAACGTCGTAAAGCGTATCAATCAGGCGTTGCAACGTGCGGATCAGATTGACTGCGCGGAAGGACGGCTAGACGGATTTGATTGGTTCGCTCCGATTGTCGCCGACGCGGAAGCCGGATTCGGAGGTCCTTTAAATGTGTTCGAATTGATGAAAGCGATGATTGAAGCAGGCGCTGCGGGTGTCCATTTCGAGGATCAGCTCGCTTCGGAAAAGAAATGCGGTCACCTTGGCGGAAAGGTTCTTCTACCAACGCAAAATGCAGTTCGAAATTTGATATCCGCAAGGCTGGCGGCTGATGTATCGGGTGTCCCGACAATCATCATCGCTAGGACGGATGCCGATGCGGCGGATCTGATCACGAGCGATATCGATGAACGCGACCATGAATTCATTACAGGTGAGCGAACGCCGGAAGGATTCTATCGGACGAAAGCAGGCATCGAGCAGGCGATTGCACGCGGTCTCGCGTATGCGCCATACGCCGATCTCATCTGGTGTGAAACGTCGACGCCGGACCTTTCGGAAGCGAAACGTTTTGCGGACGCCATCCACGAAAAGTTTCCGGGTAAAATGCTCGCTTATAACTGCTCACCTTCATTCAACTGGAAAGCGAATTTGGATGACGAGACGATCGCCAAATTCCAGCGGGAACTCGGCAAGATGGGCTATAAATTCCAATTCGTCACATTGGCTGGCTTCCATTCATTGAACCACAGTATGTTTGAATTGGCGCACGGCTATAAAACAGACGGAATGGCGGCCTATTCGAAGCTGCAGGAAGCGGAATTCGCGAATGAATCGAAAGGGTATACGGCGACCCGCCACCAGCGTGAAGTCGGAACAGGCTATTTCGATGAAGTGGCACAAGTCATTTCAGGCGGCACGTCCTCAACGACAGCGATGAAAGGATCGACGGAAGAGGCGCAGTTCGTATAA
- the aceB gene encoding malate synthase A, producing MVQLTIQQTRFNMDVTGEMTAGTEEILTPEALEFLYCLHEKFNGRRKELLAAREARQQRFDAGEKPGFLEETKHIREGDWSVAPIPPDLQDRRVEITGPVDRKMIINALNSGAKAFMADFEDATSPTWSNMIDGQLNLKDVVRGTISFEQASNGKKYVLNEETAVLMVRARGLHLDEKHILIDGEPMAGGFFDFGLYFFHNAKELLERGTGPYFYLPKLESHLEARLWNEVFVFAQEKLGIPNGTIRATVLIETIPAAFEMDEILYELRDHITGLNCGRWDYIFSFIKRLRTQPDVILPDRGQVTMTSPFMRAYTQLCIQTCHKRNAFAMGGMAAQIPIRNNPEANEEAFRKVAEDKRREVTDGHDGTWVAHPGLVSVAMSEFDAHMETPNQVHRKREDVHVTAKDLLEVPIGTITEEGLRMNCSVGVQYIASWLKGSGAVPINHLMEDAATAEISRSQVWQWIRHREGRLIDGRDIDIELFKNVFADEMKKLREAVGEKEFRFGKFNEAADLFVELTLQDDLEEFLTLPGYQKLS from the coding sequence ATGGTTCAACTGACTATACAACAGACACGTTTCAATATGGATGTGACCGGCGAGATGACGGCAGGTACGGAGGAAATCCTAACGCCGGAAGCGCTTGAATTCCTTTATTGCTTGCACGAGAAATTCAATGGAAGGCGGAAGGAATTGCTTGCAGCGAGGGAAGCGAGGCAACAACGATTCGATGCAGGCGAGAAGCCCGGCTTCCTTGAAGAAACGAAGCATATTCGTGAAGGGGATTGGAGCGTAGCCCCGATTCCACCCGATTTGCAGGATCGGCGAGTTGAAATAACGGGACCCGTCGACCGGAAAATGATCATCAATGCACTAAATTCCGGAGCGAAAGCATTCATGGCGGATTTTGAAGATGCGACTTCACCTACTTGGTCGAATATGATCGATGGCCAGCTCAACCTGAAAGATGTTGTAAGAGGGACAATTTCGTTCGAACAGGCATCTAATGGGAAGAAGTATGTTTTGAATGAAGAAACAGCCGTCTTAATGGTGAGGGCACGCGGCCTGCACTTGGACGAAAAGCATATTCTCATTGACGGTGAGCCGATGGCGGGTGGTTTTTTCGATTTTGGACTTTATTTCTTTCATAATGCGAAGGAATTGCTGGAGCGCGGCACAGGGCCCTATTTCTATTTGCCGAAGCTCGAAAGTCATTTGGAAGCAAGATTATGGAATGAAGTATTCGTCTTCGCACAGGAAAAACTCGGCATTCCGAATGGAACAATCCGGGCAACCGTCCTAATTGAAACGATTCCCGCAGCATTCGAGATGGATGAAATTCTCTATGAATTGCGCGATCACATTACGGGACTGAACTGCGGGCGGTGGGATTATATTTTCAGCTTCATTAAAAGGCTTCGCACCCAACCCGATGTCATTTTGCCGGATCGCGGTCAAGTGACGATGACGTCGCCTTTCATGAGGGCTTATACACAGCTTTGCATCCAAACATGCCACAAAAGGAACGCGTTCGCGATGGGCGGGATGGCGGCCCAGATTCCGATCCGCAACAATCCCGAAGCGAATGAAGAAGCATTCCGGAAAGTAGCGGAGGATAAACGCCGGGAAGTGACGGACGGCCACGACGGAACGTGGGTCGCTCATCCGGGGCTCGTCTCGGTCGCGATGTCTGAATTCGATGCACATATGGAAACACCGAACCAAGTCCATCGGAAACGGGAAGATGTGCATGTGACGGCGAAGGATTTGCTGGAAGTGCCGATCGGGACGATAACGGAAGAAGGATTGCGGATGAATTGCAGTGTCGGCGTCCAGTATATTGCTTCTTGGTTGAAAGGGAGTGGAGCGGTGCCGATCAATCATCTAATGGAAGACGCAGCGACTGCGGAAATTTCCCGCTCCCAAGTATGGCAATGGATCCGTCACCGTGAAGGCAGACTAATTGATGGCAGGGACATCGATATTGAGTTATTCAAAAACGTATTTGCAGATGAAATGAAGAAGTTAAGGGAAGCTGTCGGGGAGAAGGAATTTCGTTTTGGCAAATTTAATGAGGCGGCCGATCTGTTCGTCGAATTGACGCTCCAAGATGATTTAGAGGAATTTCTGACGCTGCCGGGATATCAAAAATTATCATAG
- a CDS encoding YhfH family protein: protein MQKTNEMQKSKKICRECGCEIIEKVESLLYECERCIGKHKE from the coding sequence ATGCAAAAGACAAATGAAATGCAAAAGTCGAAAAAAATCTGCCGGGAATGCGGTTGCGAAATCATCGAGAAAGTTGAATCCCTGCTCTATGAATGTGAACGTTGCATCGGCAAGCATAAGGAGTAA
- a CDS encoding alanine--glyoxylate aminotransferase family protein: protein MRNEEMLLIPGPTPVIDSIYDAMASETRGHTDPRFVEIYKRSIERTREMLKTDGEVFVIAGSGTIGMEMALVNTVGAGERLLVISHGYFGDRFIQLGKAFGIEIDVLQAEWGKQVAPEEVERQLAERTYKAVTITHADTSTGVAADLEALVPIVKMHGALVILDGVCATAAMEEDMSKEYGGEGYTIDVVLTGSQKAIGVPPGLAIVAFNQTALEARKQLGHIPAYYCDIENWIPIMHDPSKYFATPPVNLIYAYDEGMKLVLEEGLEKRYTRHTAFGRGVRDALREYGMEPLADEEVAASTLSCILYPEGVNDAEFRAALAKEGLIVAGALAHLAGKAFRIGHMGNTTPEMLISAIEKIGSALKDVGHEVSIEQAVHRFKEATETLV from the coding sequence ATGCGAAATGAAGAGATGCTATTGATTCCTGGGCCTACGCCTGTCATTGATTCGATTTACGACGCGATGGCTAGTGAAACGAGAGGTCATACAGATCCTCGGTTCGTCGAGATTTACAAGCGTTCCATCGAACGGACCCGTGAAATGTTGAAAACCGATGGGGAAGTTTTTGTCATCGCTGGGTCGGGGACGATCGGAATGGAAATGGCGCTCGTCAACACGGTAGGTGCCGGAGAGCGGTTACTTGTTATCAGTCACGGTTATTTCGGAGATCGTTTCATCCAGCTTGGGAAGGCGTTCGGAATTGAAATCGATGTGCTCCAAGCCGAATGGGGGAAACAGGTTGCACCGGAAGAAGTGGAACGTCAACTAGCAGAGCGTACATACAAGGCGGTGACGATTACGCACGCAGATACGTCCACCGGAGTTGCGGCTGACTTGGAAGCGTTAGTTCCGATTGTGAAAATGCACGGCGCACTCGTCATTTTGGACGGTGTTTGTGCAACTGCTGCGATGGAAGAGGATATGAGCAAGGAGTATGGCGGCGAGGGCTATACGATTGACGTCGTGCTGACCGGCTCCCAAAAGGCAATCGGCGTTCCACCGGGACTGGCGATTGTCGCGTTCAATCAAACTGCATTGGAAGCACGCAAACAGCTCGGACATATTCCGGCTTATTATTGCGATATTGAAAACTGGATTCCGATCATGCATGATCCATCCAAATATTTCGCGACGCCTCCTGTGAACTTGATCTACGCCTATGACGAAGGCATGAAACTCGTCTTAGAGGAAGGATTGGAAAAACGATATACGAGGCATACGGCATTTGGACGCGGCGTTCGCGATGCACTTCGTGAATACGGCATGGAGCCGTTGGCGGACGAAGAAGTTGCCGCATCGACATTGAGCTGCATCCTTTATCCGGAAGGTGTAAATGACGCAGAATTCCGGGCCGCCTTGGCGAAAGAAGGACTCATCGTTGCAGGCGCGTTGGCTCATTTGGCAGGCAAAGCATTCCGCATCGGCCATATGGGCAACACAACGCCAGAAATGCTCATTTCTGCAATCGAAAAGATCGGTTCAGCATTGAAAGATGTCGGCCATGAAGTCTCAATCGAGCAAGCCGTCCACCGCTTCAAAGAAGCAACGGAAACACTCGTCTAA
- a CDS encoding glycerophosphodiester phosphodiesterase family protein, giving the protein MKKGILLFLLILLSACSTASVAATLPDDKFLIIAHRGASAYAPEHSLLSYGLAVQMKADYIELDVHMTKDGELVSMHDPFVHLPNGRKTVAEVDFQELKSVRRESDYDGKLTVSFPESIDPLRIVSTEEIFSYFQDDVNYYIELKTPASYPGIEEALLGQLREFGLLPLGEAEMPKVILQSFNANSLLKIHEQEPTIPLIQLYSLKNETMLTKKRLQKVAAYASGIGVDKTVVTEELVELVHGEGLHIHPFTVNEEKEIRRMIEIGADGIFTDVPDVAIKVLKDLRGE; this is encoded by the coding sequence GTGAAAAAAGGGATCCTTCTATTCCTGCTCATCCTTCTTTCGGCATGTTCTACAGCATCGGTTGCGGCCACTTTGCCAGATGATAAATTTTTGATTATCGCTCATCGCGGGGCTTCCGCCTACGCTCCGGAGCATTCCTTGCTTTCCTACGGATTGGCGGTGCAAATGAAGGCCGATTATATTGAATTGGATGTACATATGACGAAGGACGGGGAGCTCGTTTCCATGCACGACCCTTTTGTTCATTTGCCGAATGGCAGAAAGACGGTCGCTGAAGTGGATTTTCAGGAGTTGAAGAGCGTTCGGCGCGAGTCCGATTACGATGGAAAGCTGACGGTTTCATTCCCTGAAAGCATCGATCCGTTGCGAATCGTCAGTACGGAGGAGATTTTTTCGTATTTCCAAGATGACGTCAATTACTATATCGAACTGAAGACGCCCGCCTCCTACCCTGGAATCGAAGAAGCTTTGCTTGGGCAGTTACGAGAGTTTGGACTATTACCTTTAGGAGAAGCGGAAATGCCGAAAGTGATCCTCCAATCATTCAATGCCAATTCTTTACTCAAGATACATGAACAGGAACCGACCATTCCGCTTATACAACTGTATTCTCTGAAAAACGAAACGATGCTAACGAAAAAACGTTTGCAGAAAGTCGCGGCGTACGCGTCCGGCATCGGCGTCGATAAAACGGTCGTAACGGAAGAATTAGTGGAGCTTGTACACGGTGAGGGCTTGCATATCCATCCGTTCACCGTGAATGAAGAAAAGGAAATCCGACGCATGATCGAAATCGGTGCGGACGGGATTTTCACGGATGTGCCGGATGTCGCGATCAAAGTGTTGAAGGATTTGCGGGGAGAATGA
- a CDS encoding ABC transporter ATP-binding protein, whose translation MKKVELINVSKSYDKQVDVISNINVTIEPGEFFVLVGPSGCGKSTMLRMIAGLEEITGGTLKIGERVANHLSPDKRDLSMVFQNYALYPHLSVQQNITFGLDVKKMKKEEQRKKAEEVAEMLGLTDYLDRKPRELSGGQRQRVALARAIVSETPICLMDEPLSNLDAKLRAHMRSEIRRIQRSLGITMIYVTHDQVEAMTMGDRIMILHEGKIQQIGKPIDIYNYPANPFVATFIGSPPMNLANAEFDSKTSELVIGNELRLNVPSEDIGNVTKTSMTVGVRPENLYPTTPETKREDVFHVEVTNVEILGNETVFSFKLAADEWMAKWSGQWHIDIGDRLPVRMEFESLSIFDEQNGELIKKTIDYGNYVTQQEVSS comes from the coding sequence ATGAAAAAAGTAGAACTGATAAATGTCTCAAAATCATACGATAAGCAAGTTGACGTTATCTCCAATATAAACGTAACGATTGAACCGGGCGAGTTTTTTGTCCTTGTCGGACCTTCAGGCTGCGGGAAGAGCACGATGCTCCGGATGATCGCTGGCCTGGAGGAGATTACGGGAGGGACATTGAAAATCGGGGAGAGAGTCGCCAATCATCTATCTCCGGATAAACGCGACCTGTCCATGGTCTTTCAAAATTATGCACTTTACCCGCATTTGTCGGTTCAACAAAACATTACGTTTGGCCTCGACGTGAAAAAGATGAAGAAGGAAGAGCAACGGAAAAAAGCAGAAGAAGTCGCGGAAATGCTAGGCTTGACCGATTATCTCGATCGTAAGCCGCGCGAACTTTCCGGCGGCCAGCGTCAACGCGTCGCTCTCGCCAGAGCAATCGTCAGTGAAACGCCGATCTGCCTCATGGATGAGCCCCTCTCCAATCTTGACGCCAAGCTGCGTGCCCATATGCGCTCGGAAATCAGAAGGATTCAAAGGAGCCTTGGCATTACGATGATCTACGTCACCCATGACCAAGTGGAAGCGATGACGATGGGCGACAGGATCATGATCCTCCATGAAGGGAAGATCCAGCAAATCGGCAAGCCAATCGACATATACAATTACCCGGCCAATCCATTCGTCGCGACGTTCATCGGATCGCCGCCGATGAATTTGGCGAATGCGGAATTCGATTCGAAAACATCCGAACTTGTCATTGGCAATGAATTGCGGTTGAACGTACCGTCTGAGGACATCGGTAATGTCACAAAGACATCAATGACAGTTGGGGTGCGACCTGAAAACCTCTACCCGACAACTCCGGAAACAAAGCGAGAGGACGTTTTCCATGTGGAAGTGACGAATGTGGAAATCCTCGGGAATGAAACCGTCTTTTCATTCAAACTCGCCGCGGATGAATGGATGGCGAAATGGAGCGGCCAATGGCATATCGACATCGGCGACCGTCTGCCCGTCCGAATGGAATTCGAGTCATTGTCCATCTTTGACGAACAGAACGGTGAGCTAATTAAAAAGACAATTGACTACGGCAATTATGTTACGCAGCAAGAGGTGTCGTCATGA